CAAGGCTCCACACAGGCGCAGGTGCGTATGGTTGTGATCCAAGAACTCGACGAAAACGAGGAAATGGTGAAGGAATGGAATGGTTTTGATACCTATTCGATTTACGACAGCGATACGACGTTTTTCACCAACCCTGGCCTTTTGGATTTGAGCCATACGAATTCGATTGACTTGGATGGGAATGGAAATCTGATGGTCTCGCACCGGCACCTCAACGAAGTCACGTTGATCGATTGGCATACTGGACAGGTAAAATGGCAAATGGGTGGGAAAAACAATGCTTTTGATCTACTCGGAGATCCGGGATTCTTTGGGCAACATGACGCGCGATTTCTACCCGGCAATCGAATTTCCATTTACGACAATGGTCATGGGCAGCATACGGGCCGAGGGATGATCGTCGAATGCGACACTTTGAATTGGGAAGCTGAAACCGTGGCAACTTGGGACGACAGCCTGATCAGCCTTTCAATGGGAAGTTTCCGCGTGCTGCAAGATGGAAGCGCGCTGGTCGGATGGGGCGAAATGACAGCAAGCTGGGACCCGGCGGTAACCTATTATGGCCCGAATGGGAACAAGGTCTTTGACATCTTTCTTTCCAGCGGATATTCGACGTACCGTGCCCAATGTTTGTCGCTGCCCTTTCAGCTACATCGACCACAAATCACTTGCACCCAACAAAGTGGACAGGCCGTTTTGGGCGTGGATGGCGTTTTTGGCGAATATTCCTGGACCAATGGCGATACCTTGCCAAGCATTGTCGTGACAGATACTGGACGGTATCAAGTTTTTGTGCCTTACGGAATCGGCATGATTTCAAGTCCGCCGATGTACATCACGGATTTGCAAAATGCTTGTAGTGCCTTGGAAAGCCCTGCGCCAGCCCAAACTGTTCCCCAAATCCCGAAATTGATCGGCCGGTTTGACCTTCTGGGGCATCCGATTACGCAACCTCAGCCGTTTCAAGTGTATATCGAACGATTCAGCGACGGCAGCAGCAAAAAATTGGTCCTGATTCCGAATCCGTAACTGCATCCACAGCGCATTCGCCTTCAAGCCGGAATTAATGCTTGCATTCAAACGCAAAGCCGGCTATTTACCCGTCGTTCGTGCTTTCATGCTGAGATTGACTGCTTTCAGTCCCTCGGGACTTGCCTTGAACTCGATCCGGCCGTCTTGGTGTTTGGCCTGCTTCAGCAAAATCAAATAACTCCCGTTAGGTTTGAGGCCAACGAGGAATTTCCCGTTTTCGTCGGTCATGATTTGGGTACGCGAACGGCCTTCCCGCAGGTCCACAAGCGCATCCGGCAAGGGCAAGCCTGCTGAATCGAGCACTTGGCCTTCCCATCGGATCAGCTTTGTGACCGCGTACAGATCATCGTCCCCTTTGCCACCCAAGCGGTTGCTTGTAAAAAATCCGACCCCGTTTTCATCATCAAATACAAATCCAAAATCATCGTACGGCGAATTGACCGGTGCACCGATGTTTTCAGGATTGCCGACGACATCGCGGTCGGGATTCACAAAAAAAATGTCGAGTGCACCCAAGCCGCCGCGACCATTGCTCGCAAAGTAGAGAATGCCATTTGCGTCTACCCACGGAAACATCTCGTTTCCTTTGGTATTGATGTCTTGCCCAAGGTTTTCAGGCTTGCCCCAACCATTGCCCGATTTTTCAACCATATAAATGTCTGTACTCCCAAATCCGCCGGGCATATTGCTCACGAAGTAGAGCTTTTTCCCGTCGGCTGACAAGGCTGGGTGGCCGTAAGAATACTTCGGGTCATTAAAAGGCAACAATTCTTCGTTGGTCCACTTACCTTCCACGAGCGTCGACGAATACAAAGCCAACTGTACAAAAGTGCCTTCCTTGTCGGAATCAGGCCCTTTTGTGACATGATTTCGGGTGAAGAACATCTGTTTAGCATCGGCTGAAAAACAGGCATTGGCCTCATGCAAGGGCGTATTGAGGGCGCTGCGAAACAAGACAGGTTCCCCTAATTCAGGCTTACCGCCATAGGGTGCCACGTAGAAATCAAGGAAGCTGTCGCCTGTGCGATTG
This genomic window from Bacteroidota bacterium contains:
- a CDS encoding aryl-sulfate sulfotransferase is translated as MRTHKTWMALSLFGLAFFHVAFGQFVPTGSPNYSYRWYGNGESCEYLFLGTFRPIIPSPKRGTNMLLDRTGDLVWYQQGSDFTLDFKVHPNGRITYNDRLRWYVLDSGFNLIDTLQCDGRVTDHHDIILTDDGHYYMICRNDSTMDASGIRTKNGAQGSTQAQVRMVVIQELDENEEMVKEWNGFDTYSIYDSDTTFFTNPGLLDLSHTNSIDLDGNGNLMVSHRHLNEVTLIDWHTGQVKWQMGGKNNAFDLLGDPGFFGQHDARFLPGNRISIYDNGHGQHTGRGMIVECDTLNWEAETVATWDDSLISLSMGSFRVLQDGSALVGWGEMTASWDPAVTYYGPNGNKVFDIFLSSGYSTYRAQCLSLPFQLHRPQITCTQQSGQAVLGVDGVFGEYSWTNGDTLPSIVVTDTGRYQVFVPYGIGMISSPPMYITDLQNACSALESPAPAQTVPQIPKLIGRFDLLGHPITQPQPFQVYIERFSDGSSKKLVLIPNP
- a CDS encoding PD40 domain-containing protein produces the protein MITAFLLAFQWGFAQNKALEKADRLFQEASYPAAIEAYQKAIEDEPTNSRAVIRLADCFRLTDDFRNALRWYAKAVKMKGVEGEVWFHYGEVMMINRKYTDAIPWLERYQKKFPEDDRVADMIASCKNLEAFSAAKSLYLLRRLPLVNSEFSDFGPSFYDKSVIFASSRKRNILKANRTGDSFLDFYVAPYGGKPELGEPVLFRSALNTPLHEANACFSADAKQMFFTRNHVTKGPDSDKEGTFVQLALYSSTLVEGKWTNEELLPFNDPKYSYGHPALSADGKKLYFVSNMPGGFGSTDIYMVEKSGNGWGKPENLGQDINTKGNEMFPWVDANGILYFASNGRGGLGALDIFFVNPDRDVVGNPENIGAPVNSPYDDFGFVFDDENGVGFFTSNRLGGKGDDDLYAVTKLIRWEGQVLDSAGLPLPDALVDLREGRSRTQIMTDENGKFLVGLKPNGSYLILLKQAKHQDGRIEFKASPEGLKAVNLSMKARTTGK